GCAAagctttaaaataaaaaaaacatttgcatgGTTAAAAGATAAAAATGGAAGCGCACTAGGGAAGGTTGTCACCACGCAAGATCCATCTAGACCAAAAATGTTAAATCAAATTTTACAAGAGCTTCCACATTGTGAAAGCACAAGGTGGTATTCCTCACAAATTCGAACTACTAGCTCCATCCACAAAGATAAATGCAAAAAAGGGAATACAAATGAACGAGCTTGTGTAAATATACATATAGATTTTCTCTCACCTCAATATGAATCAATTAAATTGATTGTATATGTGAATTATCTTTGTCTATGTACTACACAACTTATGATCTTCTTGAGTTGTAGGCACCATCATCTTCTTAAGAATTTCAAATTTACAAAGAAACAAGTGCTTCAATGAACACAAATTGTCTCTGTCTATGTACTACACAACTTATGATCTTCTTGAGTTCCAAGCACCATCATCTTCTTAAgaatttcaaatttacaaaaatcACACCCATTGGATCTTAATTCTTACAGTAATGGATTTACAAACCTGGCACAAAGGTATTCTGAGGGCCGCCATTGATGAAGGGAATATTCTCCTGAATACAGGCCAGACCATAAAGAGTCGAGGGTGAGATATCAGAGTCGACCCTTTCTAAAGCTGCCAATAAAGCCTCCTTTGTCCATTCAGCcccatcataatgtcattatatcgTTCTGCATTGGCAGTGTAGTGAAAAACTACTCTGTCTACCTTTTTTTTTCCGCCTTTTAACTCCCTGCATGAAAGAAGAGTTGAAGACATAAAGATATTGATTTAATGCCTTTGGTGGAAAATGCACAAATGTTAGTTATGCTGGCTTTTTAATGAGGAGACTTCCTACTCTATTAACTTCTGGCTCTATTAAGTACTATAAGATGTATTTCTGAAGgaaataaagaagaaaagaagaattaCCTACAAGCTATCCAAGATGGAAAAAACAACTAAAAGGAAGCTTGATTCAGCAACCTTACCTAATGACTTGAACAATGTGTTGCACCTGTTGCTTCTTGGAACCCTTGACGATATTAtttgccctttcaacttggtttgcAGCTATAAAATCAGGATCAAAGATGCCAGGAAGAGGCAGATCGTGCCTTGCATGTAAGGTCACCGTTGTTTCTGAAGGTCAACGTCGAGTACCTTGGCTCGGGCAATGGCATCTGCCAAATTTAGGTTGCTAATGTCCCACACCCCAAATACAATATCGTTAGGGTCCACCTGTACAAGTAAATTAAGGTTAAATTAGGGAGCAAGATAAATAAAACATTCTTTGTAATTTTTGATATCTATCTACAGATAAATTGGGCATGGCAAGGCAGCAGACATCTAGAAATAATCTTGTATATTTTGCTATAGAAAAACTGAAATGTATTTACACTACAGAACAATAAAATTTGGTATTTCTAATCATCTAAAGCTGATCTATTCAAAGGTTTAATGTCTAACAACAACCGTTACACAATGAAGAAAGACTAAACCCAAAAAAATTATCACAAACAAAATCACCACACCAGAAACTGGAATTTTACCATGGGAAGGAGGCTCTTGAAAGGGGCGTAAATTTGTTCGCCATTATAAGAACTAATTCTACAAGTGGAGACTTGGATGAGAGACCGAAAGTAATTTGCTTGCTGTATAAAATCTCATCTTTAGCTCCCTGCATGTATGCCAAATGTTTTAGCAGAGACAGTGCACGTGAACTGCTTTGCAAATGCCACGCACCACCTGTATCCTTCTGCAATAGACCTTGTTCAGTATGTAACTATTCTTCCTGACAATCTGTCACTGCCAGAGATCCCGGGAGGCGTGCGTTCTCTCTGGTTGGGAATCGAGCAGGCCTCTGTAGGCCGCCTGAAACCCCAATAGGCAGGCGCCAAAAAATTTGGCATCAATATTTGTGGTAAAATAAACGCAGGTTTCACAGGTGCATATAAGATGAACTAGAAATattgaagaaaaggtgatttgtgaTTGGCtgataacattaagtttaatcacaAGTTAATGTTTGAAGGCACCGCTATAGTTCCAAACAGGAACTAATAACTATATTAGAAACCAACATATATATATACCACTCACCAAATAAGCTCTTAAACGATCTTGGATGTCATTAATCCTTTAGGTTTACAGCCAACCATTCATAGCTCCTGTATATTGTTGGCAACCCTTCATACCATATTATGCCCAGTTTTCAAATAGATAATTGAAAAGATCTTAAGAAAACTTAcggattaaataattaaacttgttTACTGCCTTATGTAGTATTTCTAGTGAAGGTTTTCTTATTCATATAAGCTCGCAAGTTTTAAGGAAAATATAAAGATAGGCTGCTACCCAGTCACTCCCAGAGGATTTCTACATTATTCCATGGAGAATCAGTTTTCCTGTATTGAGATCAACAGAGAATTTCATCAAGAAGCTTATATCTCTTCCTATTTTTTCTTTCCATATTGTCTCTTAATTCAGGCCTTTCCTTCTTTTCAGGCAAATTGGGTATCTGTCCATTAATTTCAACACAAGATTTTCCCAAATCTCTTTTGGCTTCGCTATTGTGGGTCTCGCTTGTGCACTCTCCAAACTCAGCAGAACTTCTCATTCTTTTAACAGAATCTCTCATCATAAGCTTAACATTAGAGCCTGCATCCTTCTCTTGAATAGTGAAGCACCAGTCGCACACTTCACTCATACTCTCAACTGATACATTCTCATAATATTCTCTGCTGCAATATCTAtccaagaaattgaaaatcaattaATCAATAAATAAGGCCTTTACATAAATGCACAGAATGAATGCTTATTCCTAAACTAGCATATAGTGCATGAAACTTGTCTGTGTAATTGTTATCTTACTGATGCTGGAAACGAACTAGACATTTTGTGCATTGGAATAGATAGATCTGGAAGCCCACATCCCCACACAAACTGCACTCCattgttgtttcttcttcttctctaattGAGAAATCAAACTGCATCTGAAGTAGCAGAACGCTTGTTTGATGTATACATGACAGGTAAAGGAATTTCATTAAAAAACGGAGGAAAGCGTGGAAGTAAGGTTTGGGTGGAGTTAGCATCGTACTGTCCGTCTTCAACATGGTAGATGGATATGTTAAGTTGACTAAACTGGATAGTTATATTCTGATTTATATGCATGTCCCTTCtcatttggttttttgttttgagtgTGGGCCCTTTGATCTAATTTGAAAATAAACATCTATCCGGCCAGTTTAGTTATTTATATGCATTTTTATATgaaaaattatattagaataaatattcatgtttatatttaaATGGGTTTTTATGATTAAATTCTTCCTCATGAAAGCTgcagtattattttaagcataaaaaattatcaataataattacaatcaatttatttaaatatttaataaattatagttTAAGATATTCTTATTTTCATTTAAATAATCTGAACTATTATTTAATCAAATCAATTTTGAGAGGGTCATTTGATGCACGAGCACTTTAGGAGCCTCTTCATGATCAACATGGCCAAAGTTAGAATTTTGCtttctttttatgtttttgcatGTCAATAAGGCCATTTTGGATCATTATTATTCATTTGGGCCTATTTATTCAAATTTGCAGTCCATTGGTCACaaaatgtaaaagttgtaaaaaattGTCAATCTTGTCATGACAATTTACTTGTCAAGTGACAACTTTTCAAAAGTTTGTTAAGAGTTGTTAGTGGGAAGTTGTAGGATGGTTGGACAACATAATTGGATGGCACATGTATAAATTTGAGGCTCCAACTCGTCAAATGAGGGGTTCGTGTGCAAATTCTAAAGTTCTATCCTGTTCTATCACTCTATACAGATTGTACGAAACTCATAATGGTATGAGACCACTTGGAGTTGATTGGCACATTATTGTAGATTATTTTTCTTTTGGATTCATCTAAATCTAATGTGTATTTTGAAAGTTATTGTCATTTTAAAAAAACTAGTCTAGAACCCTAGTTAGGGTAACCAGTGACCTAAAATAATGTATAATTCTCCATTTCACCAGTAAAAAATGATATTAATTGGTGGAATGGtagatcattttatttattttcatattttatgcTTTCAAGGCTGGAGGGTATGGTTGGGAGTGTGCATATAATGGACTATGTGTTTGATATCATTGTGTATTAGGCCTAAAGGTGGATAGAAGGCCAAATTTGTGAGTGCTGATGAATAGTTTGGACTCCATAAGATTGGAAAGTGTAGGGGAAGGGTTTGTAAAGGTCATATAGACTTAGTTCTAATAAGGGTTGGTGAAATCAACAAGTTCTTGGGCCAATGTTTATGATGTCCTATTGGGACAGTGTTGACAATTTTGGGTAAGGTTGTGAATAGTCATATTTTGTGACTCTTCTTTGGAGATATTGAAACCTCTCTAAGGGTGTTTGAGTTGTGAGTCATGAGTGCCCCTAAACCAACATTGGAGTTAGAGAATCATTAACTTTTATTGTCacatagctcaaggattgaaaccATGTCCTATTCAAGTCAAAATAGTACAGTCCTAAGGGACTACAATTTAGTGTTGTATGCCATCAAATGAGAATGCCACATTGTTTCTCAAGTCACATGAAAatccttagtcaaacccttttcCTATTCAAAGCCTATGTGTAAAGACTCAAGTCTTTTAGTGGTCCATGGTGAAGTCTAGTAGATGTGTCCAGAAGAGTAGTCTTAATGGTGTGTTGTAGAATCCCTTACAAGTTGAGAAGGCCATCTTAATCAAACCCTTTGCTCTGCATTATCCTTGCTAAACAAAATTGCTAGGCACAACAAAAGATTGGAATAACCATTTTTTATAAAAGATGGCGACTTTTTCTTTACTTTTGAGATTGATCGAACGTGGAAATATGAATCTGACTAGAATAATTTAGCTAATAGGCTACATATAGGATATCATAGTTTATTTCAAAGGAGATGAGTAATTCAGCCTGAATAGAAGAGTTCATGTTGAAGGAGATAGGGTAGAAGCCAAAAAAAGAAATCCAAACTTAAaacttatattaataaaaaataaaacattacacTAACTTACTGAGTTGTGGCTAcattaaacatcattgcatttaaaTTGATATTTTCTAATAGAACTTATAATATCTTTGTAGAGACTAACTCTAAAAGAGTGGATACCAACATAAAGTGGTATGCAATATATAGACCTTCTACACACTATGGATAAGAAAGTACATACATAAAATCTAAATATTTTTAAACTACTCGAAAAAAATGTAGACATGATAAAGGATAGATAAGAGAAATCCATTTGAATCTAAGAAATATTACCACCTTCAATAATTATAGATATCACTGCTATATAGAAGATACAAAGTTGATAGAAATAGATGGAAAATATTGATGTGCATACATAGGATTTTAGACATGATAGGTTAGATGGGGGATAGTTGTGACTATTTCCAAAACTCCCCCTTATCCACAACTACCAATTTCAATTTCTTTCTTGACTTATTGCATTGATTCTTCGACatctaaaattttcaaatcctaaaGATCAAACCTAGAAAATACCATGATGTTGTTGTGATCTTAAACCATGAGCTCTGACCCAATTGATAACGAATTGATCATTGGTTCAGGTGTGAAACACTTATTTTTTAACACTTCTCATTGAGTCACACTATGGGTGCTCAAGAATCCTAGTGGGCTCTACTAGCCTCAAGCATGCTTATAGAAATATAGAATGCTACCAAATTTAACAATTTTACCTCTTTATTTATTAATGACTTTAGACAACTTCTATTCTCCCAACTTCTATCCTTTGATCCTAACACTTTAGCAATATGTGATCTTCTTTATAGACTAACAACCTTTCTCTTCTATCTCTGTGAAATCTATAAGTGGTTATTCTTGAAAAAAATTCCTTTGAGTTGGCCTTGCTTGATGTTAATCCCAATAATAGAAAGCATGAAACCCCTAAAAACATGTCAACAAAAGCAAAGAAAACTAGTAGTGAGTCGGCTAGGAAAAGTATAACCATAGACTTGGACCTGCACAATTCCGAAGAGGAAGGGGAAAAACTGGTTGAGTAGGAAAAGATTGAGAGCAGTTCGAGTGAAAGAAGGTCAAATAGACTGCATGTTAAAGAAAGGAGAGAAATTAATAAGGGAGGGGAAAACCCTGCTAAGGCCAATTTTCAAGAACTCTATGACCTAAAGGAAGAAGAAGATTCGGAAGATAATTTGGATGTTGAGGGTTGTCAAGTGGAAGAGGATGAGTCAAAAGAaatccataatgaagaaatgaaagaagaagaggaaggcAAGGATAAGAGCAACAAAATGGAAAGTGAACCTAACTCCCTGATCATAAGCCTTGCCCATCCCAATATGTCTGATGATGAGGAAATGGTTCTGTATTACCCCACTTCACTTGTTCATAATGATAAAATTAACATGGAAGTGCATCTACAAGACTTGAGAGAGAAAATATCTACCTTGGAGCAAAAAAATGAAGAGGAGGACATAAAAATCCAAAGGCTGTGTGACACAGTTAATTCTCTCTGCTGCATCACTGATGGTGTGATGAAAAGTGTTGTTCTGGGAATAGTGTCTGGGTATGGAATAATTaagaaaactaaaaataaaatggcCAAGCAGGGAGCGAAGGAGATGTACAAGGAAGTGGAAGCAGACCACAATGACACTTGGGACCACAACCTGGAAAGACTCAAAAAAGATTGGAACTTTCTCAAGAAAGAGTAGTTGTTCCTTTTTTTGGttccttctttttgtttttgttgattaaGTTATGTTCTTGGTCGATTTACTAGGTCTACATACCCATTAAGATATATTTTAAGTTTTACGGTTATGTTAAGACTTTTAATTCTATGCTTATTGATGATATGAACACTAAAgatgttaggtttagggttactgCTAATAGGTATACTTGGGATGTTTTGTTCAATAGCTGGAAGATAGTTAGAATGTGTAGAAATAGCTataaggttatgaaggtgtttgattACTTATGAAGGGGGACCTTTTTGGTGTCCGGTTGGTTGCTTTGTGATGTAATGTTGTAACCTTTTCTCCGATTCAGGGCCATCTCCCtgctaatctaataaaaaacaacCTTGAAATATCCTTTCATTCTTATCAGTGACCATCAAATTTACACACCTCTCTTTATTTTCAAATACTTTCAAGATTTTATTTTGGCTATGGACATGGCTAATCAGAAAAAAAAtgcatcaaactctaaacaactaCTTAAACTTTCTTGACTCTTCCTTGTAGGTTGTCACACCTTATTTCAAAAACAACGATTTGATCCATTTCATATATAGACAAACACTTTTGTGATCTCAAGTAGTTCTCTCATGATTATTCTTCAGCACCTTCAACTACTCTTTCAACTCATAAACCTTAAGACAACaacctctttttatttttatttttcttgaacaACAGTCTCTACATTGATCTCCTTGATTTCCAAATcctcttaatttttttatttgttttactgGGATGTCTCCTTTGCACTAGCCTTGTTTTGACCTGCAAATGAACACAATACATACAAAAATATCTTTATGAGAAGGATTCCCTACCTCCTTCAACAATAATTGCAATTCCTTTTGATTATTTCTACAATGATGTTTCCTTGCCTTTTGTCATCCTTTGGCAACACAACTACAAACTTTACAAACACCTGCATAACATGAACCCGTCCTCGTCTTGCTTAATTTTGTTTGATGAATGATAGCTAATTCATATGGTGGGGTTTCTTCAGAACAAGGCCTCCTTTCCTTGGCTACAAGTGTCTCCTTCCAAATAGTGACTTTGGCAATAACTTCTATTATCTTTTTTTTATTCATTTGCTAGCTAAAATGATACCAATTGCATTTCTCTACAATCTTGAAAACGCTTCCCAATTCTTTTGACTAGTAGCCAACTAACTCACCAATATCACTTTTGTAACAATCCACTTGCTCCAACTGGTGACAAACAACAATTAGCAACCTCTTTATTTTCTCCAAGAAATATTTTTGTGAGGGAAACTCTCTTTATGAAGATACAAATTGACTTCCAAAATTTGAATGATGAGTTTCCTTTCTAGATGGGAATAAAGAAAAAACTTTCTTCAACACCCACTCTATTCTCAACACAAAAATAGTGTATAGTCGGAATCCTCTGTAGCCATAGTATTATATACATTTGCCCAATAAAATTAGTCATACATAGATTCAGACTTGTGGCTTCCTTATGCTCCTCAAAACAATTCTACAACAGTTGGTAGAGCACATAATATAGCTGAGGTTACAAAACCAGTTAGAAAAAATAGAGATAACATATCTAAATTCAAACACAACATCCAAAATTTGCACCCACATACCACAGCTCACACAAAGTGCACATAGCTAAAATTTTACACCTCTTTTCTATAAAACTATGGGACTCTACTTGCAGCTTGGTGCACACCAATATTCTCCTTGGTCTTTGATACCAGATGAAGGAAATATGTAACT
The nucleotide sequence above comes from Cryptomeria japonica chromosome 11, Sugi_1.0, whole genome shotgun sequence. Encoded proteins:
- the LOC131036967 gene encoding uncharacterized protein LOC131036967 — encoded protein: MECSLCGDVGFQIYLFQCTKCLVRFQHQYCSREYYENVSVESMSEVCDWCFTIQEKDAGSNVKLMMRDSVKRMRSSAEFGECTSETHNSEAKRDLGKSCVEINGQIPNLPEKKERPELRDNMERKNRKRYKLLDEILC